In Morganella morganii, the following are encoded in one genomic region:
- a CDS encoding YybH family protein: protein MMKRIIISALMIFSFSVYAQPGEEDGAIHDELRQVIGTVENAINSGDYDKMLPVMSENLRATPITQEFISGKAAIKPYFESWFGPDKFLKKLNISFNADVVTELSPDKTWGVAYGKGMEKYQLSDGRTYDFPTRWTATVALEDGAWKIRTIHIGTDFTDNPLLNETRNALQGMMYGAGGLVIGLLAGIVLFRRKSAVKPATEVGKK, encoded by the coding sequence ATGATGAAAAGGATAATTATCAGTGCGTTAATGATATTCAGTTTTTCGGTGTATGCACAGCCCGGAGAAGAGGACGGCGCTATCCATGATGAACTGCGGCAGGTGATCGGTACCGTGGAAAATGCTATCAACAGCGGTGATTATGACAAAATGCTGCCGGTGATGAGTGAAAATCTGCGTGCCACGCCCATCACCCAGGAGTTTATCTCCGGCAAAGCAGCAATAAAACCGTATTTTGAATCCTGGTTCGGGCCGGATAAGTTCCTGAAAAAACTGAATATCAGTTTTAATGCTGATGTGGTGACGGAGTTATCCCCGGATAAAACCTGGGGTGTCGCCTACGGTAAAGGGATGGAAAAATATCAGCTGAGTGACGGCCGTACCTACGATTTTCCGACCCGCTGGACAGCGACGGTTGCGCTTGAAGACGGCGCCTGGAAAATCCGCACAATTCATATCGGTACCGATTTCACGGATAACCCGCTGCTGAATGAAACCCGTAATGCCTTACAGGGCATGATGTACGGAGCGGGCGGTCTGGTAATTGGTCTGCTGGCCGGTATTGTGCTGTTCCGCCGTAAAAGTGCGGTAAAACCGGCGACAGAAGTCGGAAAGAAATAA
- a CDS encoding fatty acid desaturase family protein, with protein MRLLLNSILLIFSMTAAASCLWGVSHLAWYYALPALIGFMLINNMPFAILHEAVHGVAARTAAGNRAIGIIAAWAFPTSFTLQRRAHLNHHKNNRTDKELYDYYLPNQPRWLRNIWMYGGNLLGLYYFCVLLGNLLWFIAPRVYRSRVFVTKIAPALGFGSQVPELAKLPPLTIWSELLGAFLWQALLFWALDLSAAGYLLCLWAFALHWSALQYADHAWSRRDVMNGAWNLKVLPVSRWLALNYHCHLAHHQHPQAPWYELPSLVDDQPRPTFWRVYFTMWRYGVRPAPQMGAAADLDFLFPPEK; from the coding sequence ATGCGTCTTTTACTCAACAGTATTCTGCTGATTTTTTCGATGACTGCGGCAGCGTCCTGTTTATGGGGAGTGAGCCATCTCGCCTGGTATTATGCACTGCCTGCCCTGATCGGTTTTATGCTGATTAACAATATGCCGTTCGCTATTCTGCATGAAGCGGTACATGGTGTGGCCGCCCGCACTGCCGCCGGTAATCGCGCCATCGGGATTATTGCCGCGTGGGCGTTTCCGACTTCTTTTACCCTGCAGCGCCGTGCGCATCTGAATCACCATAAAAATAACCGGACAGATAAAGAGCTGTATGATTATTACCTGCCAAACCAGCCGCGCTGGCTGCGCAATATCTGGATGTACGGCGGCAATCTGCTCGGGTTGTACTATTTTTGCGTACTGCTCGGTAATCTTCTCTGGTTTATTGCGCCGCGCGTGTACCGTTCACGGGTGTTTGTCACCAAAATCGCCCCGGCGCTGGGGTTCGGGTCACAGGTGCCGGAACTGGCAAAACTGCCGCCGCTGACCATCTGGAGTGAACTGCTCGGTGCATTTCTCTGGCAGGCGCTGCTGTTTTGGGCGCTGGATTTAAGTGCGGCCGGTTATCTGCTCTGCCTGTGGGCTTTTGCGCTACACTGGTCGGCCCTGCAATATGCGGATCACGCCTGGAGCCGCCGCGATGTGATGAACGGCGCGTGGAACCTGAAAGTACTGCCGGTCTCCCGCTGGCTGGCGCTGAATTATCACTGCCATCTCGCGCACCACCAGCACCCGCAGGCACCGTGGTATGAACTGCCGTCACTGGTGGATGACCAGCCGCGTCCGACCTTCTGGCGTGTCTATTTCACCATGTGGCGCTATGGTGTGCGGCCTGCACCGCAGATGGGCGCAGCAGCGGATCTGGATTTTCTGTTTCCGCCGGAAAAATAA
- a CDS encoding B12-binding domain-containing radical SAM protein produces MRILLILPFDRTYRYRKSAFSVAISYAPLTLITLAALVPPHLNAELTLCDEGVSPPVTAGDFDLVVITATASSSPRAYALCRYWRERGARTAMGGAHVTLQPDEAAQHADTVLIGAGELIWPQFLQDMADGHPQPRYQHRPERGFLPMPVPRRDLLPSRAYMNIATIIADRGCPLACEFCSVQHQWGRKGTARPAADVINEIKQSGRQRWIFLDPNLYADRQYSLELFRALIPLKIRWSGLATLNVTDDDEVFRAMCDSGCEGLLIGLENLSQQTMTATGKNCNQVSEYRRQIRRLRDNRIAALGCFVLGFDEDTPESIRDTIRQIPSLGLDLVRFSVLTPLPGTRLWQRMAENGRLITQDLSLYDNEHVVFQPQNMSPETLQSLLHEAWRETYRLTAILRRVLHRPGSRFIRLAANLGFRLYARRLRHEKTGLFNPAIVTNNTRKTD; encoded by the coding sequence GTGAGAATATTACTGATTTTGCCGTTTGACAGGACTTACCGCTACCGGAAAAGCGCGTTTTCCGTGGCGATCAGCTATGCCCCGCTGACCCTTATCACCCTCGCCGCCCTGGTTCCCCCGCATCTGAATGCCGAACTGACCCTTTGTGATGAAGGCGTTTCCCCGCCGGTCACTGCCGGGGATTTTGATCTGGTGGTGATCACCGCCACCGCCTCCTCTTCCCCCCGCGCCTATGCGCTGTGCCGCTACTGGCGCGAACGCGGGGCAAGAACCGCAATGGGCGGCGCACACGTCACACTGCAGCCGGATGAGGCGGCACAACACGCCGATACCGTCCTCATCGGTGCCGGTGAACTCATCTGGCCGCAATTTTTACAGGATATGGCTGACGGACATCCGCAACCGCGTTATCAGCACCGCCCAGAGCGCGGCTTTCTGCCGATGCCGGTGCCGCGCCGTGATCTGCTGCCGTCCCGCGCCTACATGAATATCGCCACTATTATTGCCGACCGTGGTTGTCCGCTTGCCTGTGAATTCTGTTCGGTGCAGCATCAGTGGGGACGCAAAGGCACAGCACGGCCAGCGGCAGATGTGATTAACGAGATAAAACAGAGCGGCAGACAGCGCTGGATATTCCTCGACCCTAATCTGTACGCCGACCGGCAGTACAGTCTGGAACTGTTCCGGGCACTGATCCCGCTGAAAATCCGCTGGTCGGGACTGGCGACACTCAATGTGACGGATGACGACGAGGTTTTCCGGGCGATGTGTGACAGCGGCTGCGAAGGCCTGCTTATCGGGCTGGAAAACCTCAGTCAGCAGACCATGACGGCCACCGGCAAGAATTGTAACCAGGTCAGCGAATACCGCCGTCAGATCCGGCGGCTGCGCGATAACCGGATTGCCGCACTCGGCTGTTTTGTGCTCGGGTTTGATGAAGACACCCCGGAGAGCATCCGCGATACGATACGGCAGATCCCGTCTCTCGGGCTGGATCTGGTACGTTTTTCTGTCCTCACCCCACTGCCGGGTACACGGCTGTGGCAGCGGATGGCGGAAAACGGCCGCTTAATCACACAGGACCTGAGCCTGTATGACAACGAACATGTGGTTTTTCAGCCGCAAAATATGTCACCGGAAACCCTGCAATCCTTACTGCACGAAGCCTGGCGGGAAACATACCGTCTGACGGCCATTCTGCGCCGGGTATTGCACCGTCCGGGCAGCCGTTTTATCCGCCTGGCGGCCAATCTCGGCTTCCGGCTGTACGCCCGCCGGTTACGCCATGAAAAAACCGGGCTGTTCAACCCGGCAATAGTGACGAATAACACAAGGAAAACAGACTGA
- a CDS encoding methyltransferase, protein MSYTEPDLMSPAEEQSVIRILNVTLGLALPGCLRVAAELNIADHLADRPLSVTALAERTGSDPDNLRRILRMLALNGIFTGTDDDSYRLSPDAEFLRRDHPCSQRDAVLTLTDNTYWSTIGRLNESVRGELNFKKLFGKTFYEYQATKPNRNDSYNFPSGMSALSEMENYFVTRAYNFPSSCHIADIGGGEGSLLLRILRSDPTLTATLFDSPHVISDKYLSQLGDDSRWSLDGGDFFKSVPQADMYLLKKVIFNQDDANALAVLKNCCKAMKPDSKLLIIESVVHPETNPAAHYGMGILCMAILPGGSERTIPEFEALLAEAGLKINRLIPTECYISVLEVVAA, encoded by the coding sequence ATGTCTTATACTGAACCGGATTTGATGAGTCCGGCGGAAGAGCAATCTGTCATCCGTATCCTGAATGTGACTCTCGGGCTGGCGCTGCCCGGTTGTCTGCGGGTTGCGGCAGAGCTGAATATTGCCGACCATCTGGCTGACCGGCCGCTCTCTGTTACCGCACTGGCAGAACGCACCGGCTCGGATCCGGATAACCTGCGCCGCATTCTGCGGATGCTGGCACTGAACGGTATTTTCACCGGTACGGATGATGACAGTTACCGGCTCTCTCCTGATGCGGAGTTTCTCCGCCGTGATCACCCCTGCTCACAGCGGGATGCCGTTCTGACACTGACCGACAATACTTACTGGTCAACCATTGGGCGGCTTAATGAATCCGTTCGCGGTGAACTGAACTTTAAAAAGCTGTTCGGTAAAACCTTCTACGAATATCAGGCCACCAAACCCAACCGCAACGACAGCTATAATTTTCCGTCCGGGATGTCTGCCCTGTCAGAGATGGAAAACTATTTTGTCACCCGGGCTTATAACTTCCCGTCATCGTGCCATATTGCCGATATCGGCGGCGGCGAAGGCTCACTGCTGCTGCGGATTTTGCGCAGCGACCCGACACTGACCGCCACCCTGTTCGACAGCCCGCATGTGATATCAGACAAATACCTGTCTCAGCTGGGTGACGATTCCCGCTGGTCGCTGGACGGCGGTGACTTCTTTAAATCCGTGCCGCAGGCGGATATGTATCTGCTGAAAAAAGTCATTTTTAATCAGGATGATGCCAACGCCCTCGCTGTACTGAAAAACTGCTGCAAGGCCATGAAACCGGACAGTAAACTGCTGATCATCGAATCCGTTGTGCATCCGGAAACCAATCCGGCGGCGCATTATGGTATGGGTATTCTCTGTATGGCGATTCTGCCCGGCGGCAGTGAGCGGACTATTCCGGAGTTTGAGGCTCTGCTGGCTGAAGCAGGACTGAAAATAAACCGCCTTATCCCGACTGAATGCTATATCTCTGTGCTTGAAGTGGTTGCGGCCTGA
- the ydeE gene encoding efflux MFS transporter YdeE, translating into MQAATRSTIALLASSFLITIGRGATIPFMAIYLSRQYDMAVDQVGVALTVALTTGVLFSLGFGIIADKFDKKRYMLMAILVYIAGFIAIPLTHNIALVVVFFSLINCAYSVFATVLKAYFADTLPPARKTKVFSLNYTFVNMGWTVGPPIGTGLLMYSADLPFWLAACTASFPIFFIQRFVRSVPPSASGSNSTTWQPSVMLHDKALLWFTLSAFLGSLVFGSFSACISQYVLTVADTTLAEKVIGVVLPVNAAVVVSLQYMVGRRISTDNLQKLMTLGTLFFMAGLAGFMMSGSNLVFWGIAAFVFTLGELIYAPGEYMLIDNIAPDGMKSSYFSAQSLGWLGGAFNPLMTGGVLTYFPPNTLWLLLIGVSACAWLCMMRGLKISRNRLIHQ; encoded by the coding sequence ATGCAAGCCGCCACCCGTTCCACCATTGCACTGCTCGCTTCCTCATTCTTAATTACTATCGGACGGGGTGCCACTATCCCGTTTATGGCGATTTATCTCAGCCGTCAGTATGACATGGCGGTGGATCAGGTCGGGGTGGCACTGACGGTCGCACTGACAACCGGCGTGTTATTCAGCCTCGGCTTCGGCATCATTGCGGATAAATTTGATAAAAAACGCTACATGCTGATGGCAATTCTGGTTTATATCGCCGGATTTATCGCTATTCCGCTGACTCATAATATCGCGCTCGTCGTTGTCTTCTTTTCACTCATTAACTGCGCCTACTCCGTTTTTGCTACGGTGCTGAAAGCCTATTTCGCCGATACACTGCCACCGGCGCGCAAAACCAAAGTCTTTTCCCTGAACTATACCTTCGTCAATATGGGCTGGACTGTCGGGCCGCCGATTGGTACCGGCCTGCTGATGTACAGCGCGGATCTGCCGTTCTGGCTGGCGGCCTGCACCGCCTCATTCCCGATATTCTTTATTCAGCGTTTTGTCCGCAGCGTGCCGCCTTCTGCCTCCGGCAGCAACAGTACCACCTGGCAGCCTTCTGTCATGCTGCATGATAAAGCCCTGCTCTGGTTCACATTATCCGCCTTTCTGGGATCGCTGGTGTTTGGTTCGTTTTCCGCCTGTATTTCCCAGTATGTCCTGACGGTGGCAGATACCACACTGGCAGAAAAAGTGATTGGTGTGGTACTGCCGGTCAATGCTGCAGTAGTGGTTTCACTGCAATATATGGTCGGCCGCCGGATCAGCACAGACAATCTGCAAAAGCTGATGACACTCGGTACACTCTTTTTTATGGCCGGACTGGCCGGATTTATGATGTCAGGCAGCAACCTTGTGTTCTGGGGAATTGCCGCCTTTGTTTTTACCCTCGGTGAACTGATTTATGCGCCGGGTGAATATATGCTGATCGACAACATTGCGCCGGACGGCATGAAATCCAGCTACTTTTCCGCTCAATCCCTCGGCTGGCTCGGCGGTGCCTTTAACCCGCTGATGACCGGCGGTGTGCTGACCTATTTCCCGCCAAATACCCTGTGGCTGCTGCTGATTGGTGTTTCCGCCTGCGCCTGGCTGTGTATGATGCGCGGCCTGAAGATCAGCAGAAACAGGCTCATTCATCAGTGA
- a CDS encoding RidA family protein, whose protein sequence is MTIKRINPPSLFNSLQYGFSQVVETTGTRQLFLSGQVGVDHNEVTIAGGMREQAAQSVNNIARALAAAGGSLSDVVMLRIYIRAGADSHDEQMAIADVLKEKFADNAPASSWIIVSGLSLPEWLIEIEAHAVLP, encoded by the coding sequence ATGACTATAAAACGGATTAATCCGCCCTCACTGTTTAATTCCCTGCAATACGGTTTCAGTCAGGTCGTGGAAACAACCGGCACCCGGCAGTTATTTCTGTCAGGACAGGTCGGCGTTGATCATAATGAAGTGACAATCGCAGGCGGTATGCGGGAACAAGCCGCACAATCGGTGAACAATATTGCCCGTGCCCTCGCGGCAGCCGGCGGTTCTCTGTCTGATGTGGTTATGCTGCGGATTTATATCCGTGCCGGTGCGGATTCACACGATGAACAAATGGCAATTGCGGATGTGCTGAAAGAAAAATTTGCAGATAATGCCCCCGCCTCATCATGGATTATTGTCAGCGGATTATCGCTGCCCGAATGGCTGATTGAAATCGAAGCTCACGCCGTGCTGCCGTAA